Proteins found in one Pseudomonas sp. P8_241 genomic segment:
- the dnaJ gene encoding molecular chaperone DnaJ has protein sequence MAKRDYYEVLGVERGSSEADLKKAYRRLAMKHHPDRNPDDKASEEMFKEANEAYEVLSDSGKRAAYDQYGHAGVDPSMGGGGAGFGGQNFSDIFGDVFSDFFGGGRGGSRGGAQRGSDLRYTLELDLEEAVRGTTVNIRVPTLTNCKPCDGSGAKKGSAPVTCPTCGGIGQVRMQQGFFSVQQTCPRCHGQGKIISDPCDSCHGEGRVEEYKTLSVKVPAGVDTGDRIRLSGEGEAGAQGGPTGDLYVVINVREHSIFQRDGKHLFCEVPISFVDAALGGELEIPTLDGRVKLKIPEGTQTGKQFRVRGKGVAPVRGGGAGDLMCRVAVETPVNLSRRQREMLEEFRSSLADDNSHSPKTTGWFEGVKRFFGDL, from the coding sequence ATGGCAAAGCGTGACTATTACGAAGTGTTGGGTGTTGAGCGCGGCTCAAGCGAAGCGGACCTGAAGAAGGCCTACCGTCGCCTGGCGATGAAGCATCACCCGGACCGTAATCCCGATGACAAAGCGTCGGAAGAAATGTTCAAGGAGGCCAACGAGGCCTACGAAGTGCTGTCCGATTCCGGCAAGCGTGCGGCGTACGACCAGTATGGCCATGCCGGTGTCGACCCGAGCATGGGTGGCGGCGGTGCCGGTTTCGGCGGTCAGAACTTCTCCGACATCTTTGGTGATGTGTTCAGTGACTTCTTCGGTGGCGGTCGCGGCGGTTCCCGTGGCGGCGCTCAGCGCGGCAGTGACTTGCGCTACACCCTGGAACTGGACTTGGAAGAGGCGGTGCGCGGTACGACCGTGAACATCCGGGTTCCGACGCTTACCAATTGCAAGCCTTGCGATGGTTCGGGTGCCAAGAAGGGTTCCGCGCCGGTAACCTGCCCGACTTGCGGCGGTATTGGCCAGGTGCGCATGCAGCAAGGTTTCTTCTCGGTGCAGCAAACCTGTCCGCGCTGCCATGGCCAGGGCAAGATCATTTCCGATCCGTGCGATTCCTGCCACGGCGAAGGTCGTGTCGAAGAGTACAAAACCCTGTCGGTGAAAGTGCCGGCCGGTGTCGATACCGGTGATCGCATTCGCCTGTCCGGCGAAGGTGAAGCGGGCGCTCAAGGTGGCCCGACGGGCGACCTGTACGTGGTGATCAACGTGCGTGAGCACTCGATCTTCCAGCGTGATGGCAAGCACCTGTTCTGCGAAGTGCCGATCAGCTTCGTCGATGCGGCGCTGGGTGGCGAGTTGGAGATTCCGACCCTTGATGGTCGGGTCAAGTTGAAGATCCCCGAGGGGACTCAGACCGGCAAGCAGTTTCGCGTACGTGGCAAGGGTGTCGCGCCTGTGCGTGGCGGTGGAGCTGGCGACTTGATGTGTCGCGTGGCGGTCGAGACTCCAGTCAATCTGAGTCGTCGCCAGCGTGAAATGCTCGAGGAGTTCCGTAGTTCGCTGGCGGATGACAACAGCCATTCGCCAAAAACCACCGGTTGGTTCGAAGGCGTGAAGCGCTTCTTCGGCGATTTGTAA
- the dapB gene encoding 4-hydroxy-tetrahydrodipicolinate reductase: protein MRRIAVMGAAGRMGKTLIEAVQQAAGAGLTAAVDRPDSTLVGADAGELAAIGRIGVPLSGDLDRVVDEFDVLIDFTHPTVTLKNLAFCRKHGKAMIIGTTGFSVEEKQLLAEAGKDIPIVFAANFSVGVNLCLKLLDTAARVLGDDVDIEITEAHHRHKVDAPSGTAVRMGEVIADALGRDLKKVAVYGREGQTGARERETIGFATVRAGDIVGDHTVLFAADGERVEITHKASSRMTFAKGAVRAALWLDGREPGLYDMQDVLDLR, encoded by the coding sequence ATGCGACGTATTGCAGTGATGGGCGCCGCCGGGCGCATGGGCAAGACCCTGATTGAAGCTGTGCAGCAAGCCGCAGGTGCGGGTCTGACAGCGGCGGTAGATCGCCCTGACAGCACGCTGGTTGGTGCGGATGCTGGTGAGCTGGCGGCTATCGGTCGCATCGGCGTGCCGTTGTCTGGTGATCTGGATCGGGTGGTCGACGAGTTCGACGTGCTGATCGACTTCACTCACCCGACGGTCACCCTGAAGAACCTCGCATTCTGCCGCAAGCATGGCAAGGCGATGATCATCGGCACCACGGGTTTCAGTGTTGAAGAGAAGCAACTGCTGGCAGAAGCAGGCAAGGACATTCCGATTGTTTTTGCAGCCAACTTCAGCGTGGGTGTGAACCTTTGTCTGAAGTTGCTCGACACGGCTGCTCGCGTTTTGGGCGACGATGTTGATATCGAAATCACCGAAGCTCACCATCGTCACAAGGTCGATGCACCGTCCGGCACTGCCGTGCGTATGGGTGAAGTGATTGCCGATGCGTTGGGTCGTGATCTGAAGAAAGTGGCCGTCTATGGTCGCGAAGGGCAGACCGGCGCTCGCGAGCGCGAGACCATTGGTTTCGCTACGGTACGTGCCGGCGACATCGTCGGTGATCACACCGTGCTGTTCGCCGCTGACGGTGAGCGCGTCGAAATCACGCACAAGGCGTCCAGTCGCATGACTTTCGCCAAGGGTGCGGTACGTGCTGCATTGTGGCTGGACGGGCGCGAGCCTGGCCTTTACGACATGCAAGACGTGCTCGATCTGCGTTAA
- the carA gene encoding glutamine-hydrolyzing carbamoyl-phosphate synthase small subunit, with protein sequence MTKPAILALADGSIFRGEAIGADGQTVGEVVFNTAMTGYQEILTDPSYAQQIVTLTYPHIGNTGTTPEDAESNRVWSAGLVIRDLPLVASNWRNTMSLSDYLKANNVVAIAGIDTRRLTRILREKGAQNGCIMAGDNISEEAAIAAAQGFPGLKGMDLAKVVSTKESYEWRSTVWDLKTDSHATIEASELPYHVVAYDYGVKVNILRMLVERGCRVTVVPAQTPAADVLALKPDGVFLSNGPGDPEPCDYAIQAIKDVLETEIPVFGICLGHQLLALASGAKTLKMGHGHHGANHPVQDLDSGVVMITSQNHGFAVDEATLPANVRAIHKSLFDGTLQGIERTDKSAFSFQGHPEASPGPNDVAPLFDRFINEMAKRR encoded by the coding sequence TTGACTAAGCCAGCCATACTCGCCCTTGCTGATGGCAGCATTTTTCGCGGCGAAGCCATTGGAGCCGACGGTCAAACCGTTGGTGAGGTGGTGTTCAACACCGCAATGACCGGCTATCAGGAAATCCTTACCGATCCTTCCTACGCCCAACAGATCGTTACCCTGACTTACCCGCACATCGGCAACACCGGCACCACGCCGGAAGACGCTGAGTCCAACCGCGTCTGGTCTGCCGGCCTGGTCATTCGCGACCTGCCACTGGTTGCGAGCAACTGGCGTAACACGATGTCTCTGTCCGACTACCTGAAGGCCAACAACGTTGTGGCCATCGCCGGTATCGACACTCGCCGCCTGACGCGCATTCTGCGTGAAAAAGGCGCGCAGAACGGCTGCATCATGGCCGGTGACAACATTTCCGAAGAAGCTGCTATTGCGGCCGCCCAAGGTTTCCCTGGTCTCAAAGGCATGGACCTGGCGAAAGTGGTCAGCACCAAGGAAAGCTACGAGTGGCGCTCGACTGTCTGGGATCTGAAAACCGACAGCCACGCGACCATCGAAGCCTCCGAGCTGCCGTACCACGTGGTGGCCTACGACTACGGTGTCAAGGTGAACATCCTGCGCATGCTGGTCGAGCGCGGTTGCCGCGTGACCGTCGTGCCGGCGCAAACCCCTGCCGCCGATGTGCTGGCGCTGAAGCCGGACGGCGTGTTCCTGTCCAACGGCCCTGGCGATCCGGAGCCTTGCGACTACGCGATCCAGGCGATCAAGGACGTGCTGGAAACCGAGATTCCGGTCTTCGGTATCTGCCTCGGTCACCAGCTGCTGGCCTTGGCCTCCGGCGCCAAGACCCTGAAAATGGGTCACGGCCACCACGGTGCCAACCACCCCGTCCAGGACCTGGACAGCGGCGTGGTGATGATCACCAGCCAGAACCACGGTTTTGCCGTGGACGAAGCGACCCTGCCGGCCAACGTTCGCGCGATCCACAAATCGCTGTTCGACGGCACCCTGCAAGGGATCGAGCGTACCGACAAGAGCGCCTTCAGCTTCCAGGGTCACCCGGAAGCCAGCCCTGGCCCGAACGACGTAGCGCCATTGTTTGATCGCTTCATCAACGAGATGGCCAAGCGGCGCTGA